The following proteins are co-located in the Macadamia integrifolia cultivar HAES 741 chromosome 3, SCU_Mint_v3, whole genome shotgun sequence genome:
- the LOC122072812 gene encoding WD repeat-containing protein 44-like, with amino-acid sequence MPSCNKETEDVFFDSVDCIRSFDSASSDYEIWRNQPSSVRERRERFLGSMGFNEFAPSISCCSQEIAGGASCGSSPESGGLERITECSGAVSRSWASCGDGRTEDLVCDGRETDAGNEPVDREVAEGKSSVLTSSHELDSSAPKEVTSSIEENGRQQDTSVNKIRSLWKSLTFKRKGGETMEKSDKPGSSLGTAKTIRLHVQSNRKRLMEFTGLFMGQEMQAHKGFIWTMKFSPDGRYLASGGEDGIVRIWRVTSAYAWSSKFLDIVNGGKITMGRKNSNPASVVIPKKVFKIEESPVQEFHGHVSDVLDLSWSKSNFLLSSSKDKTVRLWKVGSDECLNVFRHNNYVTCIQFNPVDDGHFISGSIDGKARLWGVSEGRVVDWADSRDIITALCYQPDGQGCIVGSITGSCCFYNASGNRLQLDAQICVQGRKKCSGNRITGIQFSANDFQRVMITSADSKVRIFYGVEVIHKYRGLRKSGSQMSASFTSDGRHIISVGEDSRVYVWNYDIPSVPSSRQPKSVRSCEHFFAQGVSVAIPWSGGEMEHVELASPCCSLQTQERSEATSRVRNSDRFSLGSWFSVDSLSRGSATWPEEKLPSWDIPVVDHDHHQHQHQHQRQHHNLGNHTALSATWGQVIVTAGWDGVIRTFHNYGLPVRQ; translated from the exons ATGCCGAGTTGTAATAAGGAGACGGAAGACGTATTCTTTGATTCGGTGGATTGCATTCGATCTTTTGACTCTGCATCTTCGGACTACGAAATTTGGAGGAACCAGCCAAGTAGTGTTCGTGAACGCCGGGAAAGATTTCTTGGCAGCATGGGTTTCAATGAATTCGCTCCTTCTATAAGTTGTTGCTCACAGGAGATTGCGGGGGGTGCTTCTTGTGGTAGCTCACCAGAGTCTGGGGGCTTGGAAAGGATCACAGAATGCAGTGGGGCTGTTTCAAGGTCGTGGGCTTCTTGTGGTGATGGTAGGACGGAAGATTTGGTTTGTGATGGAAGAGAGACAGATGCCGGAAATGAGCCTGTGGATCGTGAAGTGGCGGAAGGGAAGTCATCTGTTCTGACCTCTTCTCATGAGTTGGATTCCTCAGCCCCAAAAGAAGTTACATCTTCTATAGAAGAAAATGGTCGTCAGCAGGATACAAGCGTGAACAAAATTAGGAGCTTGTGGAAAAGCCTCACATTTAAGAGAAAAGGAGGGGAGACTATGGAAAAATCGGATAAACCTGGATCAAGCTTGGGAACCGCTAAGACAATTAGACTGCATGTGCAAAGCAACAGGAAGAGGTTAATGGAGTTCACTGGGCTTTTCATGGGACAAGAAATGCAAGCTCACAAGGGCTTCATCTGGACAATGAAATTCAGTCCGGATGGCCGCTACTTGGCAAGTGGTGGAGAAGATGGGATTGTTCGCATTTGGCGTGTCACATCAGCATATGCTTGGTCTTCCAAATTTCTTGACATAGTGAATGGTGGAAAGATCACCATGGGgagaaaaaattcaaatcctGCCTCTGTTGTCATTCCTAAGAAGGTCTTCAAGATTGAAGAGTCACCAGTTCAAGAGTTTCATGGCCATGTCAGTGATGTCCTGGATCTTTCCTGGTCCAAATCTAAT TTTTTATTATCATCATCCAAAGACAAAACTGTTCGTCTATGGAAAGTGGGTTCGGATGAATGTCTCAATGTTTTCCGCCACAACAATTATG TGACCTGCATTCAATTCAATCCTGTTGATGATGGACACTTCATCAGTGGATCCATAGATGGCAAAGCTCGACTTTGGGGTGTCTCAGAAGGACGAGTGGTTGATTGGGCTGATTCTCGGGATATTATAACTGCCTTATGTTATCAACCTGATGGACag GGATGCATTGTTGGTTCCATCACAGGCAGTTGCTGCTTCTATAATGCATCAG GCAATCGACTCCAGCTGGATGCACAAATTTGTGTTCAGGGAAGAAAAAAGTGCTCTGGGAACAGGATTACTGGCATTCAG TTTTCCGCCAATGATTTTCAAAGGGTTATGATAACATCAGCTGACTCGAAAGTTCGCATATTTTATGGAGTTGAAGTCATTCATAAATACAGAG GTCTCCGTAAGTCTGGGAGCCAGATGTCCGCCTCATTCACTTCAGATGGCAGACATATCATCTCAGTAGGGGAAGATTCTCGTGTTTACGTCTGGAACTACGATATCCCTTCTGTTCCATCATCCAGGCAGCCAAAATCTGTCCGTTCATGTGAGCATTTCTTTGCGCAGGGAGTATCTGTAGCAATACCATGGTCCGGTGGGGAAATGGAGCATGTGGAGTTAGCTAGCCCCTGTTGCTCCTTGCAAACACAAGAACGCTCAGAAGCTACCTCACGGGTCAGAAATTCTGATCGGTTTTCTCTTGGCAGTTGGTTTTCCGTGGATAGTTTATCAAGGGGCTCAGCAACATGGCCCGAGGAGAAACTTCCTTCCTGGGATATACCTGTTGTAGACCATGATCatcaccagcaccagcaccagcaccagcgcCAGCATCATAATCTCGGTAATCATACAGCTTTGTCAGCTACATGGGGTCAGGTGATTGTGACGGCAGGTTGGGATGGAGTTATAAGGACTTTCCATAACTACGGATTGCCAGTCAGGCAATGA
- the LOC122074037 gene encoding uncharacterized protein LOC122074037 isoform X2 yields MEICQKCGDKGYSDCLIYCSQCKVTVEHLYCLDNLPDGDRGVSVIWSCEQCAPKASSALNSLSSHPVRRSKRLRFRKRKKSRKRNNTINFSKVETDVQNCDTATALQSHNLCLKGDTQMNEDMPDPAEVTTDHLQCKGNYRQHLSEDNREGAKMSKKQRRKLILDDEEISEVDSGSAEDGNSLIASDVRDAPFGLSSHKSSHFALPAEITTYPLPYNGSYHQHFSDDNHEGANKSKKQRRKLILEDEEISEEDTGSAEDGNSPVALDVRNAPFGISNHMPGPESGYYGPAQPVIDSVWRGCFNICNEKSRKEVGVVAHLSNKACLKVLEGANALPTFIGVKMLPRPDAWPPSFSRSPPTDENIGLYFFPESKSDKALFDGILYEIIDRDLALKCVTDNADLLIFSSLQLPPLYQRFRGDYYLWGVFRRKQVSHPPQPAEHLLIRDSGIECAITAMPSMSADDFGSQKGRGSIKTWSQWSPLSSCGSDLPHSPLHQKAISSGFSLFDCTDIVEKSVDNEHDLEKQLAYAYEKEEEQHAYEEKEKLHEYEKGEAKIKDCDVVLLHSGGPWLDSSEVSKEIGGPCLELFPLEMEDIAVVSKAGSSIEVDLELALGRSGREDSKSRSPGCMQLIDKSCTLGLNNGTFQEFLL; encoded by the exons ATG GAGATTTGCCAAAAATGTGGTGACAAGGGTTATTCTGATTGTCTAATTTACTGTTCCCAGTGTAAAGTGACTGTTGAGCACCT CTACTGCTTGGACAATTTACCCGATGGTGATCGAGGTGTCTCTGTCATTTGGTCATGTGAGCAATGTGCACCCAAGGCCTCATCTGCCTTAAACAGTCTTAGTTCACACCCTGTCAGGAGGAGTAAACGCCTTAGGTttaggaagagaaaaaagagtagGAAGAGGAATAATACAATCAATTTCTCAAAAGTGGAGACAGATGTGCAGAATTGTGACACTGCTACTGCACTACAATCTCATAACCTTTGTTTGAAGGGAGACACACAGATGAATGAGGATATGCCTGATCCTGCTGAGGTAACAACTGATCATCTTCAATGTAAGGGAAACTATCGTCAACACTTATCTGAGGATAATCGTGAAGGAGCTAAGATGTcgaaaaaacagagaagaaaattgataCTGGATGACGAGGAGATTTCAGAAGTGGATAGTGGATCTGCTGAAGACGGAAACTCTCTAATAGCTTCAGATGTCAGGGATGCTCCTTTTGGTCTGTCAAGCCATAAGTCATCTCATTTTGCCCTTCCTGCTGAGATAACAACTTATCCTCTTCCATATAATGGAAGCTATCATCAACACTTTTCTGATGATAATCATGAAGGAGCTAATAAGTcgaaaaaacagagaagaaaattgataCTAGAGGACGAGGAGATTTCAGAAGAGGATACTGGATCTGCTGAAGACGGAAACTCTCCAGTAGCTCTAGATGTCAGGAATGCTCCTTTTGGTATTTCAAACCATATGCCAGGTCCAGAAAGTGGTTACTATGGCCCTGCACAGCCGGTCATTGATTCTGTCTGGAG GGGATGCTTTAACATATGTAATGAAAAGTCTCGTAAAGAAGTAGGTGTTGTTGCCCATTTATCAAACAAAGCATGCCTCAAGGTATTAGAGGGGGCAAATGCACTGCCAACTTTTATTGGAGTGAAAATGCTGCCAAGGCCCGATGCCTGGCCACCGAGTTTCAGTAGATCTCCCCCTACTGATGAAAATATTGGTCTTTATTTCTTCCCTGAAAGCAAAAG TGACAAAGCTTTGTTCGATGGGATTCTTTATGAAATAATTGATCGGGACCTTGCGCTGAAATGTGTGACTGATAATGCAGACCTCCtaatcttctcttctcttcaattGCCACCATTATACCAAA GATTTCGTGGGGACTATTATCTCTGGGGTGTATTTAGGAGGAAGCAAGTTTCACATCCCCCACAACCTGCTGAGCATCTTTTGATTAGAGATAGTGGCATTGAGTGTGCCATCACTGCCATGCCATCCATGTCAGCAGATGATTTTGGCAGCCAAAAAGGGAGAGGCTCCATTAAGACCTGGAGCCAGTGGAGTCCTCTTAGCAGCTGTGGTTCTGATTTACCACATTCTCCTCTGCATCAGAAAGCCATATCTTCTGGCTTTTCTCTATTTGATTGTACTGACATTGTCGAGAAGTCGGTTGATAATGAACATGACCTGGAGAAGCAGCTTGCATATGcatatgaaaaagaagaagagcagcATGCatatgaagaaaaggaaaagctgCACGAATATGAGAAAGGGGAGGCGAAGATAAAAGATTGTGATGTAGTTTTATTACACAGTGGAGGGCCATGGCTAGATTCCTCGGAAGTGAGCAAGGAAATTGGAGGACCCTGTTTGGAGTTGTTTCCATTAGAGATGGAAGATATTGCTGTTGTTTCAAAAGCGGGAAGCAGCATTGAGGTGGACCTGGAGTTGGCATTAGGTCGATCTGGTAGGGAGGATTCCAAAAGTAGGTCACCTGGGTGTATGCAGCTTATTGATAAATCTTGCACTCTTGGTCTAAATAACGGGACATTCCAAGAGTTTTTGCTATGA
- the LOC122074037 gene encoding uncharacterized protein LOC122074037 isoform X1: MQEICQKCGDKGYSDCLIYCSQCKVTVEHLYCLDNLPDGDRGVSVIWSCEQCAPKASSALNSLSSHPVRRSKRLRFRKRKKSRKRNNTINFSKVETDVQNCDTATALQSHNLCLKGDTQMNEDMPDPAEVTTDHLQCKGNYRQHLSEDNREGAKMSKKQRRKLILDDEEISEVDSGSAEDGNSLIASDVRDAPFGLSSHKSSHFALPAEITTYPLPYNGSYHQHFSDDNHEGANKSKKQRRKLILEDEEISEEDTGSAEDGNSPVALDVRNAPFGISNHMPGPESGYYGPAQPVIDSVWRGCFNICNEKSRKEVGVVAHLSNKACLKVLEGANALPTFIGVKMLPRPDAWPPSFSRSPPTDENIGLYFFPESKSDKALFDGILYEIIDRDLALKCVTDNADLLIFSSLQLPPLYQRFRGDYYLWGVFRRKQVSHPPQPAEHLLIRDSGIECAITAMPSMSADDFGSQKGRGSIKTWSQWSPLSSCGSDLPHSPLHQKAISSGFSLFDCTDIVEKSVDNEHDLEKQLAYAYEKEEEQHAYEEKEKLHEYEKGEAKIKDCDVVLLHSGGPWLDSSEVSKEIGGPCLELFPLEMEDIAVVSKAGSSIEVDLELALGRSGREDSKSRSPGCMQLIDKSCTLGLNNGTFQEFLL, from the exons ATG CAGGAGATTTGCCAAAAATGTGGTGACAAGGGTTATTCTGATTGTCTAATTTACTGTTCCCAGTGTAAAGTGACTGTTGAGCACCT CTACTGCTTGGACAATTTACCCGATGGTGATCGAGGTGTCTCTGTCATTTGGTCATGTGAGCAATGTGCACCCAAGGCCTCATCTGCCTTAAACAGTCTTAGTTCACACCCTGTCAGGAGGAGTAAACGCCTTAGGTttaggaagagaaaaaagagtagGAAGAGGAATAATACAATCAATTTCTCAAAAGTGGAGACAGATGTGCAGAATTGTGACACTGCTACTGCACTACAATCTCATAACCTTTGTTTGAAGGGAGACACACAGATGAATGAGGATATGCCTGATCCTGCTGAGGTAACAACTGATCATCTTCAATGTAAGGGAAACTATCGTCAACACTTATCTGAGGATAATCGTGAAGGAGCTAAGATGTcgaaaaaacagagaagaaaattgataCTGGATGACGAGGAGATTTCAGAAGTGGATAGTGGATCTGCTGAAGACGGAAACTCTCTAATAGCTTCAGATGTCAGGGATGCTCCTTTTGGTCTGTCAAGCCATAAGTCATCTCATTTTGCCCTTCCTGCTGAGATAACAACTTATCCTCTTCCATATAATGGAAGCTATCATCAACACTTTTCTGATGATAATCATGAAGGAGCTAATAAGTcgaaaaaacagagaagaaaattgataCTAGAGGACGAGGAGATTTCAGAAGAGGATACTGGATCTGCTGAAGACGGAAACTCTCCAGTAGCTCTAGATGTCAGGAATGCTCCTTTTGGTATTTCAAACCATATGCCAGGTCCAGAAAGTGGTTACTATGGCCCTGCACAGCCGGTCATTGATTCTGTCTGGAG GGGATGCTTTAACATATGTAATGAAAAGTCTCGTAAAGAAGTAGGTGTTGTTGCCCATTTATCAAACAAAGCATGCCTCAAGGTATTAGAGGGGGCAAATGCACTGCCAACTTTTATTGGAGTGAAAATGCTGCCAAGGCCCGATGCCTGGCCACCGAGTTTCAGTAGATCTCCCCCTACTGATGAAAATATTGGTCTTTATTTCTTCCCTGAAAGCAAAAG TGACAAAGCTTTGTTCGATGGGATTCTTTATGAAATAATTGATCGGGACCTTGCGCTGAAATGTGTGACTGATAATGCAGACCTCCtaatcttctcttctcttcaattGCCACCATTATACCAAA GATTTCGTGGGGACTATTATCTCTGGGGTGTATTTAGGAGGAAGCAAGTTTCACATCCCCCACAACCTGCTGAGCATCTTTTGATTAGAGATAGTGGCATTGAGTGTGCCATCACTGCCATGCCATCCATGTCAGCAGATGATTTTGGCAGCCAAAAAGGGAGAGGCTCCATTAAGACCTGGAGCCAGTGGAGTCCTCTTAGCAGCTGTGGTTCTGATTTACCACATTCTCCTCTGCATCAGAAAGCCATATCTTCTGGCTTTTCTCTATTTGATTGTACTGACATTGTCGAGAAGTCGGTTGATAATGAACATGACCTGGAGAAGCAGCTTGCATATGcatatgaaaaagaagaagagcagcATGCatatgaagaaaaggaaaagctgCACGAATATGAGAAAGGGGAGGCGAAGATAAAAGATTGTGATGTAGTTTTATTACACAGTGGAGGGCCATGGCTAGATTCCTCGGAAGTGAGCAAGGAAATTGGAGGACCCTGTTTGGAGTTGTTTCCATTAGAGATGGAAGATATTGCTGTTGTTTCAAAAGCGGGAAGCAGCATTGAGGTGGACCTGGAGTTGGCATTAGGTCGATCTGGTAGGGAGGATTCCAAAAGTAGGTCACCTGGGTGTATGCAGCTTATTGATAAATCTTGCACTCTTGGTCTAAATAACGGGACATTCCAAGAGTTTTTGCTATGA
- the LOC122073182 gene encoding uridylate kinase, which translates to MMASSFSSVVVPSMASFSAFPSPSSSPLLFPFKHSNRLMMGYQKTARPVALNCSSSEISPLSDPMHIRQPQMSTVTPFGLKMDEAGMSKPSYKWQRVLLKVSGEALAGDQKQNIDPKVTMAIAREVASVTRLGIEVAIVVGGGNIFRGSSWAGCSGLDRSSADYIGMLATVMNAIFLQATMESIGIATRVQTAFRMSEVAEPYIRRRAVRHLEKGRVVIFAAGTGNPFFTTDTAAALRCAEINAEVLLKATNVDGVYNDDPRHNPSACLLENVSYQDVTSKDLSVMDMTAITLCQENNIPVVVFNLTKPGNISKAIMGEKVGTLIGRSWNELASKM; encoded by the exons ATGATGGCTTCCTCATTCTCCTCTGTTGTTGTTCCTTCGATGGCGTCCTTCAGCGCCTTCCCTTCTCCATCCTCATCTCCACTTCTCTTTCCCTTCAAACACAGCAATCGTTTAATGATGGGTTACCAAAAAACAGCTCGTCCGGTGGCGCTTAACTGTTCTTCTTCTGAAATAAGTCCATTATCTGACCCAATGCATATCAG GCAGCCTCAAATGTCTACTGTGACGCCTTTTGGGCTGAAAATGGATGAAGCTGGAATGTCCAAGCCTTCGTATAAATGGCAAAGGGTGCTGCTTAAAGTTAGTGGAGAAGCACTTGCTGGTGATCAGAAACAAAATATTGATCCGAAG GTTACAATGGCCATTGCAAGGGAAGTGGCATCTGTGACTCGGCTTGGCATTGAG GTCGCTATTGTGGTTGGTGGTGGGAACATTTTTCGTGGATCTTCTTGGGCGGGCTGTAGTGGTCTGGACCGTTCATCTGCCGATTACATTGG GATGTTAGCAACTGTTATGAATGCAATTTTTCTGCAAGCAACAATGGAGAGCATTGGCATTGCAACACGGGTCCAGACTGCATTCCGCATGTCTGAAGTGGCAGAGCCTTACATTAGAAGAAGGGCTGTCAGGCATTTGGAGAAAGGACGGGTGGTGATCTTTGCAGCAGGGACTGGGAACCCATTCTTCACAACAGATACTGCAGCAGCCCTCCGTTGTGCAGAAA TTAATGCAGAGGTTTTGCTGAAGGCTACAAATGTTGATGGGGTCTATAATGATGACCCTAGGCATAATCCAAGTGCTTGCCTCTTAGAAAATGTAAGCTATCAGGATGTGACATCAAAGGATCTTTCAGTGATGGACATGACGGCAATAACTTTGTGTCAAGAAAACAACATTCCTG TTGTTGTCTTCAATCTAACAAAGCCTGGTAATATCTCCAAAGCCATTATGGGAGAGAAAGTTGGCACTTTGATTGGGAGGTCTTGGAATGAACTCGCTTCAAAGATGTGA